The genomic segment GTCGATGCGTCGCGGCACGGCGGCGTGAGTCGCGGCTTGAGTTTCGGAACGCGGACGTTCGGCTTGAGAAAATGACATGGCGACGGCAGTAAAACAAGCGGACCCTGCGGGATCGCGAATGGGCGGCAGCGGCGCCGCCATCGGGCGCGCGGCCGCGTTCCTGCACGAGCAGCGGGGCATCATTCTGCCGATGCTGGCGATGTCGCTGGTGCTGGTCATCCTCATCCCGCTGCCGACGGCGATGCTGGATTTCCTGCTGATCGCCAACGTCACGTTGTCGGCGCTGGTGCTGCTGACGGTCATGTACATGAACGGGCCGCTGGAGTTCTCGTCGTTTCCGTCGTTGCTGCTGGCGCTGACGCTGCTGCGGCTCGTGCTGAATACGGCGACGACGCGGCTGATCCTGACCAACGCCGATCAGGGCATGAACGCGGCGGGGCACGTCATTCGCGAGTTCGCGGAGTTCGTGGCGGCCGGCTCGCTGCCGGTGGGCATCATTATTTTTCTGATCATTTCCGTGATTCAGTTTGTGGTCATCACGAAAGGTGCGACGCGTATCGCCGAGGTTGCGGCGCGGTTCACGCTCGACGCGATGCCCGGCAAGCAGATGGCGATCGACGCCGATCTGTCGGCGGGCCTGATCAACGAGGAGGAAGCGCGCCGGCGGCGCGAGAATATCACGCGCGAGGCGGACTTCTACGGAGCGATGGATGGAGCCAGCAAGTTCGTTCGCGGCGACGCCATCGCCGGCGTGGTCATCACGCTGATCAACATCCTGGGCGGCATCTACGTCGGCATGGTCGAAAAGGGAATGCCGATCATGGATTGCTTGAGCGTCTTCACGCGGCTGACAATTGGTGACGGACTGGTGGCCCAGATTCCCGCGTTTCTCATCTCCATCGCCGCGGGCATGATCATCACCCGGAGCACCGCCAAGACCAACATGGGGGAGGAGTTGATCGGTCAGATCACGTCGCGCCCGATCTCGATGGTGCTGTCGTCGGCGTTCCTGGGGATTTTGCTGTTCACGCCGCTGCCCAAGGCGCCGCTCGCGGCGATGGGGATTGGCGTCGGCGGGCTGGGGTACGTCCTGTTCGGCCGAGCGAAGAAGGACGAACAGGCTGCGGTTCGGGCGAAGGCGGCCAAACCGAAGGAGCCGGAAAAGATCGAAACGCTGCTGGGCGTCGACGCGATGGAACTGGAGGTC from the Planctomycetia bacterium genome contains:
- the flhA gene encoding flagellar biosynthesis protein FlhA; this translates as MGGSGAAIGRAAAFLHEQRGIILPMLAMSLVLVILIPLPTAMLDFLLIANVTLSALVLLTVMYMNGPLEFSSFPSLLLALTLLRLVLNTATTRLILTNADQGMNAAGHVIREFAEFVAAGSLPVGIIIFLIISVIQFVVITKGATRIAEVAARFTLDAMPGKQMAIDADLSAGLINEEEARRRRENITREADFYGAMDGASKFVRGDAIAGVVITLINILGGIYVGMVEKGMPIMDCLSVFTRLTIGDGLVAQIPAFLISIAAGMIITRSTAKTNMGEELIGQITSRPISMVLSSAFLGILLFTPLPKAPLAAMGIGVGGLGYVLFGRAKKDEQAAVRAKAAKPKEPEKIETLLGVDAMELEVGYGLVRLVDRKQGGDLLDRIGNIRRQMATELGLIVPPIRIRDNVQLEPNQYSVKLRGAAIAKGELMPGYLLAIDSGAVSEPVRGIDAVEPAFNLPAVWITEADRATAELRNYTVVETSSVLSTHLTEVIRRHASELLTRQDVSKLLDHLKEKSPKLVEEVVPDLLKLGDVQSVLQHLLRERVPVRDLETILETLGDWAGRTKDAEVLAEYVRAALARTICELHKDATNTIHGITLDTALEDAILAHVERTDRGSYLTLPPATAHRIVGDIRRELDGAAAKTGGAQPVVFASPQVRMWVRRLIESALPTVAVLGYGEIVRGVSVRTHGMVTLVDATEDVSRPVHA